The stretch of DNA ACTTCAAGGTGACGATATAGAAAACTCTCAAAATCAAAAATAGAGTAAGGTCCGATTTTGAACAATTTGAGTCTGAACTTTCGCAAAATTTTCAGCATTATTTTTTTTATTAAACCAAGTCTATTCATTTTGTTTCTCTTATCTTTTTTAGATTTTTAATCTTCACTGAATGATTTACCAGCACACAGAATAACTCCCTATTGTCAGGAAGAATTTTGATAGAAAAATTGAAGTTACAAGAATCGGTAATGTGATTAAACATCCTGTTAAAATAAGTACAAATTTATTTCTTACTCCGATATTATTATTCACATAGACACTAAATAATGTTGCAATCGTTTCAATCGCAGAAAGACATTTTTCACTCGACGTTGTATGAAAAAAAAAGCGGGAAAAAGTCTGCTTCAATCCAAAACTGGTAAAACGTCTAAAATCATGTGGTTGTTCATGTTCTTTATATACAAACGGAACAGATACTACGAAGATTCCG from Leptospiraceae bacterium encodes:
- a CDS encoding class I SAM-dependent methyltransferase codes for the protein MDISTRKILSECVKKNSKWLDVGCGLKPFASSFNHASYTGIDVEVSGRSEDLKKPDKFFDGVNIPYKDRQFDGILCTQVLEHVENLDSLLAECNRVLKTGGIFVVSVPFVYKEHEQPHDFRRFTSFGLKQTFSRFFFHTTSSEKCLSAIETIATLFSVYVNNNIGVRNKFVLILTGCLITLPILVTSIFLSKFFLTIGSYSVCW